A genome region from Mesorhizobium sp. B2-1-8 includes the following:
- a CDS encoding ABC transporter permease: protein MNRLRRFLRTPEAVAGTILLTVLFAMALSASLLFPADPQAIAGPALLPPFQDWSLPLGTDRLGRDVLAELFHGARTSLAVGLAAAAAALVIGAVVGTLAGFAGGLVDEVLMRITDAFQTVPGFLLALAFVSVVGPSLGVVVVAIALGTWTGPARIARAEVLSIRERDYVAGARVIGMHPLEIAFREVLPNALPPVLAMSSVIVAAAILTEAALSFLGLGDPNRVTWGGMIAEGRTVLRTAPFLSIVPGIALVLTVLGVYLAGEGIVETTAVRRGLS from the coding sequence ATGAACCGCCTGCGCCGTTTCCTGCGCACGCCCGAAGCGGTTGCCGGCACCATCCTTCTGACGGTGCTGTTCGCCATGGCGCTGTCGGCCTCGCTACTGTTTCCCGCGGACCCACAGGCCATTGCCGGCCCCGCGCTGCTGCCGCCATTCCAGGATTGGTCGCTGCCGCTCGGCACCGACCGGCTCGGCCGCGACGTACTGGCCGAATTGTTCCACGGCGCCCGCACCTCGCTGGCTGTCGGCCTCGCCGCGGCCGCCGCGGCCCTTGTCATCGGCGCGGTCGTCGGGACGCTGGCCGGCTTTGCCGGCGGCCTCGTCGACGAGGTGCTGATGCGCATCACCGACGCGTTCCAGACCGTGCCTGGTTTCCTGCTGGCGCTGGCCTTCGTCAGCGTGGTTGGCCCGTCGCTCGGCGTCGTCGTCGTGGCGATAGCACTCGGCACCTGGACGGGGCCGGCGCGCATTGCGCGCGCGGAAGTGTTGTCGATCCGCGAGCGCGACTATGTCGCCGGTGCCCGCGTCATCGGCATGCATCCACTGGAGATCGCCTTTCGCGAAGTGCTGCCCAACGCCTTGCCGCCGGTGCTGGCGATGTCATCGGTGATCGTCGCCGCCGCGATCCTCACCGAAGCGGCATTGTCCTTTCTAGGCCTCGGCGATCCCAACCGCGTCACCTGGGGCGGCATGATCGCGGAAGGCCGCACTGTCTTGCGCACCGCGCCCTTCCTGTCGATCGTCCCCGGCATCGCGCTGGTGCTGACGGTACTGGGCGTCTATCTCGCCGGCGAAGGCATCGTCGAGACGACGGCCGTGCGCAGGGGCCTGTCATGA
- a CDS encoding ABC transporter ATP-binding protein, with the protein MTVLASIRDLAVTYRREGSEVAALKNVSLDVQVGERLAIIGESGSGKSTLALAVAGLLPKSARIGGGIEWFSLSSLGAKAPPSERGLVGRGGQKSAVKPNHTPLGGRDIGFIFQDPSASLDPVMTVGKQIAEVVRTHLGLGWPASYARAKTLLERVRLPDPDSALRAFPHQLSGGQKQRVAIAAAIAAGPKLLIADEATSALDTIVQAEIVALIRQLVAEDGMTLLFISHDIALAAELAERIAVFRHGDLVELGGTGQIVNAPTQAYTRALLDAHIGLDAEPLLNRSRLNA; encoded by the coding sequence ATGACGGTGCTGGCGTCGATCCGCGATCTGGCGGTGACCTACCGCCGCGAAGGTAGCGAGGTGGCGGCGCTGAAGAACGTCAGCCTCGATGTCCAGGTAGGCGAACGGCTGGCGATTATCGGCGAAAGCGGATCGGGCAAGAGCACGCTGGCGCTGGCGGTCGCGGGGTTGTTACCGAAGTCTGCCAGGATTGGCGGCGGCATCGAATGGTTCTCCCTTTCATCGTTAGGTGCCAAGGCGCCTCCCTCTGAGAGAGGCCTCGTAGGGCGCGGGGGGCAAAAGTCTGCCGTCAAGCCAAACCATACCCCCCTCGGCGGCCGAGACATCGGCTTCATTTTCCAGGACCCATCCGCCAGCCTCGACCCGGTGATGACCGTCGGCAAACAGATCGCGGAGGTAGTGCGCACCCATCTTGGCCTCGGCTGGCCAGCATCTTACGCCAGGGCAAAGACACTGCTCGAACGCGTCCGCCTGCCCGATCCGGACTCCGCACTGCGCGCCTTCCCGCACCAGCTTTCCGGCGGTCAGAAGCAGCGTGTGGCGATTGCAGCCGCGATTGCAGCCGGGCCGAAACTGCTGATCGCCGACGAGGCGACCAGCGCGCTCGACACCATCGTGCAGGCCGAGATCGTCGCGCTGATCCGACAACTGGTGGCCGAGGACGGCATGACGCTGCTCTTCATCAGCCACGACATAGCGCTCGCCGCCGAGCTTGCCGAACGCATCGCCGTATTTCGTCATGGCGACCTGGTCGAACTCGGCGGCACCGGGCAAATCGTCAATGCGCCGACGCAAGCCTATACACGCGCGCTGCTCGACGCCCATATCGGCCTCGACGCCGAGCCCTTGCTGAACCGAAGCAGGCTGAATGCATGA
- a CDS encoding ABC transporter permease, with protein sequence MTRALILLRRRLVGSIFVLLIVVVGTFLLLEAAQGDAVDAYIVSTGGDAGMIELLRHRWGLDQSELTRLANYLWALLHLDLGQSVTFSRPIRDVILERLPTTLILMVSATALSFGLGSALGIYAGARPGGLRDRFLSVASLALYAVPGFWLGLVLILVFAVELRWLPIGGVETLASDKTGLDRSADIAIHLALPVCALGFIYLALYLRMMRAGMAEVWRQDFVLAARARGLSRRRIVLAHVARNALLPLITMLGLQSAQMLGGSVVIESVFAMPGLGRLAQEAVAARDTPLLLGIILTSAILVILINLLVDIAYAFLDPRVGASEAGA encoded by the coding sequence ATGACCCGCGCCCTCATCCTCCTCCGCCGCCGCCTCGTCGGCAGCATCTTTGTACTGCTGATCGTCGTCGTCGGCACCTTCCTTTTGCTCGAAGCTGCCCAGGGCGACGCAGTCGACGCCTACATCGTCTCGACCGGCGGGGACGCCGGCATGATCGAGCTGTTGCGCCACCGCTGGGGCCTTGACCAGTCGGAGCTGACGCGGCTCGCCAACTACCTCTGGGCATTGCTGCATCTCGATCTCGGCCAGTCCGTCACCTTCTCCAGGCCGATCCGCGACGTCATCCTCGAACGCCTCCCGACCACGCTCATCCTGATGGTCAGCGCCACCGCGCTCTCCTTCGGCCTCGGCTCGGCGCTCGGCATCTATGCCGGCGCAAGGCCCGGCGGTTTGCGCGACCGTTTTCTCTCCGTCGCCTCGCTGGCGCTCTACGCGGTGCCCGGCTTCTGGCTCGGGCTGGTGCTGATCCTAGTCTTCGCCGTCGAGCTGCGCTGGTTGCCGATCGGCGGTGTCGAGACCCTGGCCTCGGACAAGACCGGTCTCGACCGCTCCGCCGACATCGCCATCCATCTGGCGTTGCCGGTTTGCGCACTCGGCTTCATCTATCTGGCGCTCTATCTGCGCATGATGCGCGCCGGCATGGCCGAGGTCTGGCGCCAGGATTTCGTGCTGGCCGCGCGCGCCAGGGGGCTATCGCGCCGCCGCATCGTGCTCGCCCATGTCGCCCGCAACGCACTGCTGCCGCTGATCACCATGCTCGGTCTGCAATCGGCGCAGATGCTGGGCGGCAGCGTCGTCATCGAGAGTGTCTTTGCCATGCCCGGCCTCGGCCGGCTGGCGCAGGAAGCGGTGGCCGCGCGCGACACCCCCTTGCTGCTTGGCATCATCCTCACAAGCGCCATCCTCGTCATCCTCATCAACCTGCTCGTCGACATTGCCTATGCCTTTCTCGATCCACGCGTCGGCGCCAGCGAGGCGGGCGCATGA
- a CDS encoding M24 family metallopeptidase, whose product MNVAPGKNAASNIPFDQARVDRLMEEAGIDVLLATSKHNTQYLLGGYKFIFFAAMDAIGHSRYLPIVVYEKGGPDHAAYIGNRMEGGEHQNHPFWTPTLHAACWGTLDAANLAVEHVRKIGKGDARIGIEPGFLPSDAYALIRKALPDAKLIDATDMLERMRAIKTEAELEKLRTASELITDSMLATIAWAHEGTTKAEMIEQLRREETNRGAHFEYCLLTLGSSHNRASSSQAWKNGEVLSIDSGGNYHGYIGDLCRMGILGEPDAELEDLLAEVETVQQAAFSKVRAGTLGGDMISHAEGVLKKSKVAPYTDFFAHGMGLITHEAPFLMTNHPVTYEGTYAAKPLEKNMVLSVETTMLHPTRGFIKLEDTLAVTESGYVMFGDRGRGWNRGGTA is encoded by the coding sequence ATGAACGTTGCGCCGGGCAAGAATGCCGCCAGCAACATCCCGTTCGATCAGGCGAGGGTCGATCGGCTGATGGAGGAGGCCGGCATCGACGTGCTGCTCGCGACCTCCAAGCACAACACGCAATATCTGCTGGGCGGTTACAAGTTCATCTTCTTCGCGGCCATGGATGCGATCGGCCACAGCCGCTACTTGCCAATCGTCGTCTACGAGAAGGGCGGGCCGGATCATGCGGCCTATATCGGCAACCGCATGGAGGGGGGCGAGCACCAGAACCATCCGTTCTGGACGCCGACGCTGCATGCCGCCTGCTGGGGCACGCTCGACGCCGCCAATCTTGCCGTCGAGCATGTCAGAAAGATAGGCAAGGGCGATGCCCGCATCGGTATCGAGCCCGGTTTCCTGCCGTCGGACGCCTATGCGCTGATCCGCAAGGCGCTGCCCGACGCCAAGCTGATCGACGCGACCGACATGCTGGAGCGCATGCGTGCCATCAAGACCGAAGCCGAGCTCGAAAAGCTGCGCACGGCCTCCGAACTGATCACCGATTCCATGCTGGCGACCATCGCCTGGGCGCACGAGGGCACGACCAAAGCCGAGATGATCGAACAGCTCCGGCGCGAGGAGACCAATCGCGGCGCGCATTTCGAATATTGCCTGCTGACGCTGGGCTCGAGCCACAACCGCGCTTCATCAAGCCAGGCGTGGAAGAATGGCGAGGTGCTGTCGATCGATTCCGGCGGCAATTATCACGGCTATATCGGCGACCTCTGCAGGATGGGCATTCTAGGCGAACCGGACGCCGAGCTGGAAGATCTGCTGGCCGAGGTCGAGACAGTGCAGCAGGCGGCCTTCTCGAAGGTCAGGGCAGGCACGCTAGGCGGCGACATGATTTCCCACGCCGAGGGCGTGCTGAAGAAATCCAAGGTCGCGCCCTACACGGATTTCTTCGCCCACGGCATGGGCCTGATCACGCATGAGGCGCCGTTCCTGATGACCAACCATCCGGTGACTTATGAAGGCACCTACGCGGCCAAACCGCTGGAGAAAAACATGGTGCTGTCGGTGGAGACCACCATGCTTCACCCGACGCGCGGCTTCATCAAGCTGGAAGATACGCTTGCGGTGACCGAGAGCGGCTATGTGATGTTCGGGGATAGGGGCAGGGGCTGGAATAGGGGTGGGACGGCCTAA
- a CDS encoding cupin domain-containing protein codes for MADKSKVFVYPKDVSAFGFDWGKLSLTVAPEVNGAIRFSGGVVDLPSGKGHTRHNHPGAEEIIFVISGHGEQMVEDEKGNPVVEKVGPGCTIYVPESRFHSTLNTGDQPMQLFVVYSPAGPELGLRELPDFRLIPAGQ; via the coding sequence ATGGCCGACAAGAGCAAGGTGTTTGTCTACCCGAAGGACGTCAGCGCCTTCGGTTTCGACTGGGGAAAACTATCTTTGACGGTGGCACCTGAAGTGAATGGCGCGATCCGCTTTTCCGGCGGCGTCGTCGACCTGCCCTCGGGCAAGGGCCATACCCGCCACAACCATCCGGGCGCCGAGGAAATCATCTTCGTCATCTCCGGCCATGGCGAACAGATGGTCGAGGACGAGAAGGGCAATCCGGTGGTCGAGAAAGTCGGTCCCGGCTGCACCATCTATGTGCCGGAAAGCCGGTTCCACTCGACACTCAACACTGGTGATCAGCCGATGCAGCTGTTCGTCGTTTATTCGCCGGCCGGGCCGGAGCTTGGGCTCCGGGAGCTGCCGGATTTCAGGCTGATCCCGGCGGGGCAGTGA
- a CDS encoding ABC transporter substrate-binding protein produces MSGFTISRRTMLTGSAMLLASTSMPALAWAQTPKKGGRLVLAADSEPRNLNPAIVASNGVFFISSKIVETLAEASFDGKDGLAPRLAVSWEGAADGLSATFKLREGVKWHDGKPFTSADVAFSALQIWKPLQNLGRTVFEDLSAVDTPDDLTAVFKFAKPTPFQLIRNALPALSSVVPKHVYEVGKIEDNPANNAPIGTGPFKFGEYKAGQYYRLTKNTDYWGKDEPYLDEIIYQVLPDRTSAAAALEAEEIQLAAFSAVPLADLDRISKVPGLKVITKGYEGLTYQLVVEINHRRKELANLKVRQAIAHAIDKDFVVKTVFLGYAATATGPVPKNNPQFYTADVPTYAFDVAKANALLDEAGYKKGADGNRFSLKLLPAPYFNETKQFGDYLRQALAAIGIDAQLVNNDSAAHIKAVYTDHAFDLAVGPPVFRGDPAISTTILVQSGIPDGVPFSNQGGYKNPALDALITKASETLDTAARTDLYKEFQKQVAADLPLINVAEWSFISVASDKLGNIANNPRWAVSNWADTYLES; encoded by the coding sequence ATGTCAGGTTTCACCATTTCCAGACGCACCATGCTTACCGGCTCGGCAATGCTGCTGGCCTCCACGTCCATGCCGGCACTGGCCTGGGCACAGACGCCGAAGAAGGGCGGCCGGCTCGTGCTTGCCGCCGATTCCGAGCCGCGCAACCTCAACCCAGCGATCGTCGCCTCCAACGGCGTCTTCTTCATCTCCAGCAAGATCGTCGAGACGCTGGCCGAAGCCTCCTTCGACGGCAAGGATGGGCTTGCGCCACGGCTGGCGGTGAGCTGGGAAGGGGCCGCCGACGGGCTCTCGGCGACGTTCAAGCTGCGCGAAGGCGTCAAATGGCATGACGGCAAGCCATTCACTTCGGCCGACGTCGCCTTCTCGGCGCTGCAGATCTGGAAGCCGCTGCAGAATCTCGGCCGCACCGTGTTCGAGGACCTCAGCGCGGTCGACACACCGGACGATCTGACCGCAGTGTTCAAGTTCGCCAAGCCAACGCCGTTCCAGCTGATCCGAAACGCCTTGCCGGCGTTGTCCAGCGTCGTGCCGAAGCACGTCTACGAAGTCGGCAAGATCGAGGACAACCCCGCCAACAACGCGCCGATCGGTACCGGTCCGTTCAAGTTCGGCGAGTACAAGGCCGGCCAGTATTACCGGCTGACGAAGAACACCGACTACTGGGGCAAGGACGAGCCCTATCTCGATGAGATCATCTATCAGGTCCTGCCCGACCGTACCTCGGCCGCTGCCGCGCTGGAGGCCGAGGAAATCCAGCTCGCGGCTTTCTCCGCCGTGCCGCTGGCCGACCTCGACCGCATTTCCAAGGTTCCCGGCCTGAAGGTCATCACCAAGGGCTATGAGGGGCTGACCTACCAGCTCGTGGTCGAGATCAACCATCGCCGCAAGGAACTGGCCAACCTCAAGGTGCGCCAAGCCATCGCGCATGCCATCGACAAGGACTTCGTCGTCAAGACGGTGTTCCTCGGCTATGCCGCCACCGCCACCGGCCCGGTGCCGAAGAACAATCCGCAATTCTACACCGCGGACGTGCCGACCTATGCTTTCGATGTCGCCAAGGCCAACGCCCTGCTCGACGAAGCCGGCTATAAGAAAGGCGCCGATGGCAACCGCTTCTCGCTCAAGCTCTTGCCCGCCCCCTATTTCAACGAAACAAAACAGTTCGGCGACTATCTGCGCCAGGCGCTCGCGGCAATAGGCATCGATGCGCAACTGGTCAACAACGACTCTGCCGCGCACATTAAGGCGGTCTACACCGACCACGCCTTCGACCTCGCGGTCGGCCCGCCGGTCTTCCGCGGCGACCCGGCGATCTCGACCACCATCCTGGTGCAGAGCGGCATCCCCGATGGCGTGCCGTTCTCCAACCAGGGCGGCTACAAAAACCCTGCGCTCGACGCGCTGATCACCAAGGCCTCGGAAACGCTGGACACAGCGGCGCGCACCGACCTCTATAAGGAGTTCCAGAAGCAAGTCGCCGCGGACCTGCCCCTGATCAACGTCGCTGAATGGAGTTTTATCAGTGTGGCCAGTGACAAGCTCGGCAACATCGCCAACAACCCGCGCTGGGCGGTTTCGAACTGGGCGGACACGTATTTGGAGTCGTGA